A genomic region of Aspergillus oryzae RIB40 DNA, chromosome 1 contains the following coding sequences:
- a CDS encoding uncharacterized protein (predicted protein) — protein MIKFWCLALGAAYFTNALTLEKKDLPSVLEVPFESGRFAGAHHHDRRGKRDHTVKLEFYGNDFFYANISVGNPPQKLKAQFSTLDDSSWVVVSDNKELAKPIEQGILDGYNANASTSSRSVKTHATVDGFDQDEVGNIDIMSDTMIVRDVKLEAIRFATLREKAAIGDTLGLGYGNGNSEFISVTQALVDAKAIQSPAFSMWMEENHDQTYIPGTILFGGVNKAKYVDKLHTLPVISPPDLSKLFRVNLTGLSVGTGSTTKSVSPDFFSIGAVFSSATDFIGFPKAITQDLFSQLNVTMFYENGQPMFPCDKPPENKMLAFHFGDVAFNFSLDPFIAEAPSTTDPKQHEEGYCYLSFLTIEPERSKELGGAIIGANFLKLVYTVFDMKNDEVSLAQRCWEKAPDEIMEIRSGKDGVPDRTTQEKDKANTADKPKKTDESTGSNLKSGNGLKAVIAAGTVLMVALIWG, from the exons ATGATTAAGTTTTGGTGCCTGGCCCTAGGGGCTGCTTACTTTACCAACGCCCTGAcactggagaagaaggatctgCCTTCTGTGCTAGAGGTCCCTTTCGAGAGCGGGCGGTTCGCAGGTGCTCACCATCATGATCGCCGTGGGAAGAGGGATCATACCGTTAAGTTAGAGTTTTACGgg AATGACTTCTTCTACGCTAACATATCTGTCGGAAACCCACCACAGAAATTGAAAGCTCAGTTCTCGACTCTTGATGACAGCAgctgggtggtggtgagCGATAACAAAGAGTTAGCAAAACCAATAGAGCAGGGAATTCTTGATGGGTATAATGCGAACGCTTCAACTAGCAGCCGATCAGTAAAGACACATGCCACTGTTGACGGGTTCGATCAGGATGAGGTGGGAAATATTGATATAATGTCAGATACGATGATCGTTAGGGATGTAAAACTAGAAGCCATAAGATTTGCTACTCTACGTGAGAAAGCCGCAATAGGTG ATACACTCGGCCTAGGATATGGCAATGGTAACTCGGAATTTATCTCTGTTACCCAGGCATTGGTCGATGCGAAAGCTATCCAATCCCCTGCTTTCAGCATGTGGATGGAGGAGAACCATGATCAGACCTATATTCCCGGCaccatcctcttcggcggCGTGAACAAGGCCAAGTATGTCGATAAACTCCATACGTTGCCGGTCATATCTCCTCCAGACCTCAGCAAGTTGTTCCGGGTCAATCTTACCGGATTGTCCGTGGGAACAGGCTCCACCACGAAGTCCGTATCGCCAGATTTTTTTTCCATCGGGgctgtcttttcttccgcGACTGATTTCATCGGTTTCCCGAAAGCGATCACGCAAGACCTGTTTTCCCAACTTAACGTCACAATGTTTTATGAAAATGGCCAGCCGATGTTTCCTTGTGACAAACCACCCGAGAACAAGATGCTAGCATTCCATTTCGGCGACGTAGCTTTCAACTTCTCCCTCGACCCATTCATAGCAGAGGCTCCCTCGACCACAGACCCTAAACAGCACGAGGAGGGTTACTGCTACCTAAGCTTTTTGACGATCGAACCTGAACGTAGTAAGGAACTTGGCGGTGCCATAATTGGAGCCAATTTCCTCAAATTGGTATACACAGTCTTTGACATGAAGAATGACGAAGTCTCTCTGGCCCAAAGATGCTGGGAGAAAGCGCCTGATGAGATCATGGAGATCAGATCAGGGAAGGACGGCGTCCCGGATCGTACAAcacaagagaaagataaggCGAACACGGCAGACAAGCCCAAAAAGACAGACGAATCTACAGGATCGAATCTGAAATCAGGCAATGGGCTGAAAGCCGTCATAGCGGCGGGAACCGTCTTGATGGTTGCCCTAATTTGGGGTTGA
- the mdm12 gene encoding ERMES complex subunit MDM12 (predicted protein), with the protein MSIEVDWRAATSGPDGEALAERIRSFIHDKFQQVALPRFIRSVQVHSFDFGTIPPDLEVKDICEPFADFYEEDEDDETSDVGDATTGKEHGSLAEDEHLDDPMTSGHPLRLPPRMRERRPEDFQVLCHAKYAGDVRLSLTAEILLDYPMPSFVGLPLKLNVTGITFDGVAVIAYIRKRVHFCFLSAEDADALIGSDQQEARGQDDRPWSSADPTASPKRQGGLLREIRVESEIGRKEDGKQVLKNVGKVERFVLAQVRRTFEEEMVFPSFWTFLI; encoded by the exons ATGTCAATCGAAGTTGACTGGAGGGCAGCCACCTCTGGGCCGGACGGTGAGGCTCTGGCAGAGCGAATCCGctccttcatccatgacAAGTTCCAGCAGGTGGCCCTCCCACGTTTTATCCGATCAGTTCAAGTGCACTCGTTCGACTTCGGGACTATACCACCTGATCTTGAGGTGAAAGATATCTGTGAGCCGTTTGCCGACTTctacgaggaggatgaagatgacgaaaCATCCGATGT CGGAGATGCTACGACGGGAAAGGAACACGGATCTCTCGCCGAGGATGAACATTTGGATGATCCTATGACTTCAGGACATCCCCTCCGGCTCCCCCCTCGCATGCGAGAGCGCCGACCGGAAGATTTTCAGGTTCTATGCCATGCTAAATATGCTGGGGATGTGCGGTTATCATTAACCGCGGAgattcttcttgattatCCTATGCCTAGTTTCGTCGGGTTGCCGCTGAAACTCAACGTCACGGGAATTACATTCGACGGAGTTGCAGTCATCGCGTACATCCGCAAACGAGTTCATTTCTGCTTTTTGTCTGCAGAAGATGCGGATGCACTGATCGGGTCTGATCAGCAAGAGGCGAGAGGCCAGGATGATCGCCCATGGTCTAGTGCAGACCCGACCGCTTCCCCGAAGCGCCAGGGAGGCTTATTGCGAGAAATCCGAGTTGAAAGTGAAATCGGTCGGAAAGAAGATGGTAAACAAGTCCTGAAGAATGTCGGCAAGGTTGAGCGCTTCGTTCTAGCCCAGGTCCGTCGCACcttcgaggaggagatggtttTCCCTAGCTTCTGGACGTTTCTTATCTGA